A single genomic interval of Helianthus annuus cultivar XRQ/B chromosome 13, HanXRQr2.0-SUNRISE, whole genome shotgun sequence harbors:
- the LOC110898325 gene encoding cytochrome P450 76A2-like, whose product MIQNRATMKFNWTFVLVSFITLFCIILIRRKKAATAGKRQPPAPPGWPVFGNLFNLGSMPHRTVAGLATEYGPVVRLKLGSVNTVAILSAKAATELFKNHDLTFVERTITETSKSHDYDKSSLALAPYGMYWRVLRKICTVEMLVAKRINESTAVRRKCVDNMLDWIEIESNSAKVGKGVHVAKFVFLASFNLLGNLMLSRDLANPDSKLGSEFFTSMLGLMEWGGHPNISDLYPWLKRFDLQGLKAKMDRDVGKAIDIATGWVKERVEQRAKEAEQGHVERRKDFLDVLLDYEGTGKDEPEKMSERDITIFILEIFLAGSETTSSTIEWALTELLRCHERMVRAKDELASVIGPNQKLDESSIDKLPYLQAIIKETLRLHAPIPFLVPRKARHDTNFMGYHITKDTQLFVNAWAIGRDPECWENPNSFEPERFLGSTIDYKGQHFELIPFGAGRRMCVGVPLAQRVLHLVLGSLIHEFDWEVESHVKPEALDMRDKMGIVVRKLEPLKAIPKKVKR is encoded by the exons ATGATCCAAAATAGAGCGACAATGAAGTTTAATTGGACGTTTGTTCTAGTTTCTTTCATCACTCTTTTCTGTATTATTCTCATCCGCCGGAAAAAGGCAGCTACTGCCGGAAAAAGGCAACCACCAGCACCACCCGGGTGGCCGGTGTTCGGTAACCTTTTTAATCTTGGTTCCATGCCACATAGAACTGTGGCCGGGCTAGCTACCGAATACGGTCCGGTTGTTAGGCTAAAACTTGGATCTGTAAACACAGTGGCGATCTTGAGTGCCAAGGCCGCCACTGAGTTATTTAAGAACCATGATTTGACGTTTGTGGAGCGCACAATCACCGAGACTAGTAAGTCTCATGATTATGACAAATCTTCCTTAGCATTAGCTCCGTACGGTATGTACTGGAGAGTGTTGAGGAAGATCTGTACAGTCGAAATGCTCGTTGCTAAAAGGATCAACGAGTCGACTGCTGTTAGGAGAAAGTGTGTCGATAATATGTTAGATTGGATTGAAATAGAATCCAATTCGGCTAAAGTTGGGAAGGGGGTTCATGTAGCAAAGTTTGTTTTTCTCGCGTCGTTTAACTTGCTAGGGAACCTCATGCTCTCCCGAGACTTGGCGAATCCGGATTCTAAACTTGGGTCAGAGTTTTTTACATCAATGTTAGGGTTGATGGAGTGGGGTGGTCATCCGAATATATCGGATTTATACCCGTGGCTAAAGCGGTTTGATTTGCAAGGGCTGAAAGCGAAAATGGACCGAGATGTTGGAAAAGCGATAGATATAGCAACCGGGTGGGTGAAAGAGCGTGTGGAGCAGCGGGCGAAGGAGGCGGAACAAGGTCACGTCGAGAGGAGGAAGGACTTTCTGGACGTGTTATTAGACTATGAAGGCACCGGAAAAGATGAGCCTGAAAAGATGTCCGAGAGAGACATCACCATCTTTATTTTG GAGATATTTCTAGCTGGTTCCGAAACAACGAGTAGTACCATTGAGTGGGCTTTGACCGAGTTACTACGATGCCATGAGAGAATGGTCCGGGCCAAAGATGAGCTTGCCTCGGTCATTGGCCCAAACCAGAAGCTCGACGAGAGTTCAATCGATAAACTTCCGTACCTACAAGCCATCATAAAGGAAACCCTGCGGTTGCACGCTCCAATTCCTTTCCTGGTCCCACGAAAGGCACGCCACGATACCAATTTCATGGGGTACCATATAACTAAAGATACCCAATTGTTTGTCAATGCATGGGCTATAGGCAGAGACCCCGAGTGCTGGGAGAACCCCAACTCATTTGAGCCCGAAAGATTCTTGGGCTCAACAATTGACTACAAAGGTCAACACTTTGAGCTCATACCTTTTGGTGCAGGTAGAAGGATGTGTGTAGGGGTGCCACTCGCACAACGCGTGTTACACCTAGTGTTAGGTTCGTTGATACATGAGTTTGATTGGGAGGTTGAAAGCCATGTGAAGCCTGAGGCGTTGGACATGAGAGATAAAATGGGGATTGTTGTAAGGAAGCTGGAACCACTGAAAGCAATACCCAAGAAAGTTAAACGTTAA